One Streptomyces sp. V4I8 genomic window carries:
- a CDS encoding alkaline phosphatase PhoX produces MERRNLLRAAVLGGSAAVFGGTLWRGAAYAAPAQPGTGPYGALGSPDANGIRLPSGFTSRVIARSGQTVSGTSYTWHNAPDGGACYADGSGWIYVSNSEINPSGGASAVKFSSTGAITAAYRILSSTRQNCAGGKTPWNTWLSCEEVSLGYVYETDPWGTNAATRRDAMGRFKHEAAAADPVRKVIYLTEDETNGRFYRFVPTTWGNLSSGTLQVMVAGSATSGSFAWANVPDPDGSPTATRSQVSGSKSFNGGEGCHYADDTVWFTTKGDNRVWQLNLLNNTYELAYDDSLVNGTAPLTGVDNITGTSSGDLFVAEDGGNMEICVITPDDVVATFLRIDGQSGSEITGPAFSPDGTRLYFSSQRGTSGSSSGGITYEVTGPFRA; encoded by the coding sequence GTGGAACGTCGTAACCTCCTGCGTGCGGCCGTCCTCGGCGGCTCGGCCGCCGTTTTCGGCGGAACCCTCTGGCGCGGCGCCGCGTACGCGGCCCCCGCCCAGCCCGGCACCGGCCCCTACGGGGCGCTGGGCTCCCCCGACGCCAACGGCATCAGACTCCCCAGCGGCTTCACCAGCCGCGTCATCGCCCGCTCCGGCCAGACGGTCTCCGGCACGTCGTACACCTGGCACAACGCCCCCGACGGCGGCGCCTGTTACGCGGACGGCTCTGGCTGGATCTACGTCTCCAACTCCGAGATCAACCCCTCCGGCGGCGCGAGCGCGGTCAAGTTCTCGTCGACGGGCGCGATCACGGCCGCGTACCGCATCCTCTCCTCCACCCGTCAGAACTGCGCGGGCGGCAAGACCCCGTGGAACACCTGGCTGTCCTGCGAGGAGGTGTCCCTCGGCTACGTCTACGAGACCGACCCCTGGGGCACGAACGCCGCGACCCGGCGCGACGCGATGGGCCGCTTCAAGCACGAGGCGGCGGCCGCCGACCCGGTCCGCAAGGTGATCTACCTGACCGAGGACGAGACCAACGGCCGCTTCTACCGCTTCGTCCCGACGACCTGGGGCAACCTCTCCTCCGGCACCCTCCAGGTCATGGTGGCGGGCAGCGCCACGTCGGGCTCCTTCGCCTGGGCGAACGTCCCCGACCCCGACGGCTCCCCGACGGCCACCCGCTCCCAGGTCTCGGGCTCCAAGTCCTTCAACGGCGGCGAGGGCTGCCACTACGCCGACGACACGGTGTGGTTCACCACCAAGGGCGACAACCGCGTCTGGCAGCTCAACCTCCTGAACAACACGTACGAGCTGGCCTACGACGACTCCCTCGTCAACGGCACGGCCCCCCTCACCGGCGTCGACAACATCACCGGCACCTCCTCCGGCGACCTCTTCGTCGCCGAGGACGGCGGCAACATGGAGATCTGCGTCATCACCCCGGACGACGTCGTCGCCACCTTCCTGCGCATCGACGGCCAGTCGGGCTCGGAGATCACGGGGCCGGCGTTCTCCCCGGACGGGACGCGGCTGTACTTCTCAAGCCAGCGGGGCACCAGCGGCAGTTCGTCGGGCGGGATCACGTATGAGGTGACGGGCCCCTTCCGCGCCTAG
- a CDS encoding SLC13 family permease: protein MSAEVISIGALLVMFVVGTVLPINLGILAFVATFAVGTASLGLTEDEIFEGFPAKLFVTIVGVTYLFSVARRNGTIDWLVAAGVRLVRGKVELIPWVLFLVAALLTAFGTFTPAAVAILAPIGMNFAYRYKLNPLVVGMMVISGGHAGAFSPLAVSGALVLGLVDKTDLQVSAVALFSASFVINLVLSILTYALLAKRPAPLVEGAAEAADDEDLAVSGRPDWRQWLTLASLVALVVGALGFHLEIGFLALAAGALLALVDMKRQEKAVDGVSWSTLLLVAGMMTYIAMLEKAGIIEDISEHAANLGAPLVVALLLCFTVAITSAFASSTAILTAIIPIAVPLLLSSHLSAAGLIAALAVSTTIVDTSPFSTNGALVLSNARGVDTRRFYRQVIGYTGGIVALGPVVAWGALVLPWS, encoded by the coding sequence ATGTCTGCTGAAGTGATCTCCATAGGCGCCCTGCTGGTGATGTTCGTGGTCGGCACCGTGCTGCCGATCAACCTGGGCATCCTCGCCTTCGTCGCCACCTTCGCGGTCGGGACCGCCTCGCTCGGCCTCACCGAGGACGAGATCTTCGAGGGGTTCCCGGCGAAGCTCTTCGTCACCATCGTCGGAGTCACCTACCTGTTCTCCGTCGCCCGCCGCAACGGCACCATCGACTGGCTCGTCGCGGCCGGGGTGCGGCTGGTACGCGGCAAGGTAGAGCTCATCCCCTGGGTGCTGTTCCTGGTGGCCGCCCTGCTGACGGCGTTCGGTACGTTCACCCCGGCAGCGGTCGCGATCCTCGCGCCGATCGGCATGAACTTCGCCTACCGCTACAAGCTCAACCCGCTGGTCGTCGGCATGATGGTGATCAGCGGCGGGCACGCGGGCGCGTTCTCCCCGCTGGCCGTCTCCGGTGCGCTGGTGCTCGGCCTCGTCGACAAGACCGATTTGCAGGTCTCCGCCGTGGCGCTGTTCAGCGCCAGCTTCGTGATCAACCTGGTGCTCTCGATCCTCACCTACGCCCTGCTCGCCAAGCGTCCCGCCCCGCTGGTCGAGGGCGCCGCGGAGGCAGCCGACGACGAGGACCTCGCCGTCTCCGGCAGGCCCGATTGGCGGCAGTGGCTCACCCTCGCCTCTCTGGTGGCCCTCGTCGTCGGCGCGCTCGGCTTCCACTTGGAGATCGGCTTCCTTGCGCTGGCTGCCGGCGCCCTGCTGGCCCTGGTGGACATGAAGCGGCAGGAGAAGGCCGTGGACGGCGTCAGCTGGTCCACCCTGCTTCTGGTCGCGGGCATGATGACGTACATCGCGATGCTGGAGAAGGCCGGCATCATCGAGGACATCTCCGAACACGCCGCCAACCTGGGCGCCCCGCTCGTCGTCGCCCTGCTGCTGTGCTTCACCGTGGCCATCACCTCCGCCTTCGCCTCCTCCACCGCGATTCTCACAGCGATCATCCCCATCGCCGTACCGCTGCTGCTCTCCAGCCACCTCAGCGCCGCCGGACTGATCGCCGCGCTCGCCGTCTCCACGACGATCGTCGACACCTCTCCCTTCTCGACCAACGGAGCACTCGTCCTCAGCAACGCCCGTGGGGTGGACACCCGCCGCTTTTACCGCCAGGTCATCGGCTACACCGGCGGAATCGTCGCCCTCGGCCCCGTCGTCGCCTGGGGCGCCCTGGTCCTGCCCTGGTCATAG
- a CDS encoding PrpF domain-containing protein produces MHIPATLVRGGTSKCWLFNQVEVPADRGDLERLLVAAYGATDPVELDGVGGATPTTSKAAVVGASPQPGVDVDYLFAQVGIGTGSVEWTSNCGNCATGVALYAVTKGMVPVTGDRTRVVMRNTNTGAVLEGIVDTRGGVVHHFGRQTVPGTRAGGVAVGLTFRDPAGGTTGLLLPTGQAAQDLQVGAAEPVRVSMVTAGAPVVLVDAASAGRTGAESLERMSADVPWLRTVRHTAAPLMGLLQPGEEPGDAVPKVGLVGPPVPYTTTLGEPIGAEDYDVSVRMLTMNAPHPAIGLTSAVAVAAAGLLEGSVVSRTTGGPTDEWLRLGTPAGVVAVRCTDVRDGLPHRVTVQRAARLLADARIYVPEAGSPQAA; encoded by the coding sequence GTGCACATTCCCGCGACCCTGGTGCGTGGCGGCACAAGCAAGTGCTGGCTGTTCAACCAGGTCGAAGTCCCTGCCGACCGTGGCGACCTCGAAAGGCTGCTGGTCGCCGCGTACGGCGCCACCGACCCCGTGGAACTGGACGGGGTGGGCGGGGCAACCCCCACCACCTCGAAAGCGGCCGTGGTCGGCGCCTCACCCCAGCCTGGCGTCGACGTCGACTACCTGTTCGCTCAAGTCGGCATCGGGACGGGCTCGGTGGAGTGGACGAGCAACTGCGGCAACTGCGCCACCGGTGTCGCCCTGTACGCGGTGACCAAAGGAATGGTTCCGGTCACCGGCGACCGGACGCGCGTGGTGATGCGCAACACCAATACCGGCGCGGTCCTCGAAGGGATCGTCGACACCCGCGGAGGCGTGGTGCACCACTTCGGCCGCCAGACGGTACCCGGCACCCGTGCCGGCGGGGTCGCGGTCGGCCTCACCTTCCGCGACCCGGCCGGTGGCACCACCGGCTTGCTCCTCCCCACCGGCCAAGCCGCCCAGGACCTGCAGGTCGGCGCCGCCGAGCCGGTACGCGTGAGCATGGTGACCGCAGGAGCTCCGGTCGTCCTTGTCGACGCCGCCAGTGCCGGGCGTACCGGTGCCGAGTCGCTGGAGCGGATGAGCGCAGACGTCCCCTGGCTGCGCACCGTCCGTCATACCGCCGCACCCCTGATGGGGCTGCTCCAGCCGGGTGAGGAACCGGGCGACGCGGTGCCCAAGGTGGGCCTGGTCGGCCCGCCGGTGCCGTACACCACCACCCTCGGTGAACCGATCGGGGCCGAGGACTACGACGTCTCGGTGCGCATGCTCACCATGAACGCCCCGCACCCCGCGATCGGCCTGACCTCTGCCGTCGCCGTCGCGGCGGCCGGGCTGCTGGAAGGGTCCGTGGTCTCCCGGACCACGGGCGGCCCGACCGACGAGTGGTTGCGCCTCGGCACGCCCGCCGGTGTCGTCGCGGTCCGCTGCACCGATGTAAGGGACGGCCTGCCGCACCGGGTCACCGTGCAGCGCGCGGCCCGTCTGCTCGCCGACGCCCGAATCTACGTACCGGAAGCAGGCAGCCCGCAAGCCGCCTGA
- a CDS encoding LysR family transcriptional regulator, which produces MLNVRRLLLLTEATERGSLTAAAEALGMTTSAASQQMSLLEQEAGQPLIERLPRGIRPTPPGAALAERGQAIRRELRAAQADLDSFTALDQGTLRLGSFPTASASLLPLALTRFRRRHAGIRIEVRAGVLAELREMLHTGEVEQGLLWDYEWNRLDDPALSLTHLLDDPTVLVVPADSPLRTHPSVRLGDLADQEWIIRADNHPVADVLRRSCRQAGFEPRIAYSSHDYQEAQAMVAAGLGIALAPRLALTSRRSDVRLLPFASDVPAPTRRILLARAAARPATPPAQAMARVLRTVAQRFTAPDLHRAQLGAVRRG; this is translated from the coding sequence ATGCTCAACGTGCGCCGTCTGTTGCTGCTCACCGAGGCCACCGAACGCGGTTCACTCACTGCCGCGGCGGAAGCCCTCGGCATGACCACCTCCGCCGCCTCCCAGCAGATGTCCCTCCTGGAGCAGGAGGCAGGGCAGCCCCTTATCGAGCGGCTGCCACGCGGTATCCGCCCCACCCCGCCGGGTGCCGCGCTGGCCGAACGTGGTCAGGCCATCCGCCGGGAGCTCCGTGCCGCCCAGGCCGACCTGGACTCCTTCACCGCCCTCGACCAGGGCACCTTGCGGCTCGGTTCGTTCCCCACGGCGAGCGCGTCCCTGCTGCCGCTGGCGCTCACGCGTTTCCGACGTCGCCACGCCGGCATCCGTATCGAGGTACGCGCCGGAGTCCTTGCGGAGCTCAGGGAGATGCTGCACACCGGCGAGGTGGAGCAGGGGCTGCTCTGGGACTACGAATGGAACCGCCTCGACGATCCGGCGCTCTCCCTCACCCACTTGCTGGACGACCCCACGGTGCTGGTCGTCCCTGCCGACTCACCCCTGCGCACACATCCCTCCGTGCGCCTCGGCGACCTCGCCGACCAGGAGTGGATCATCCGCGCCGACAACCACCCCGTCGCCGACGTCCTGCGCCGAAGCTGTCGCCAGGCGGGATTCGAGCCGCGCATCGCCTACTCCTCGCACGACTACCAGGAGGCGCAGGCCATGGTCGCCGCCGGTCTCGGCATCGCGCTCGCACCCCGCCTGGCCCTCACCAGCCGACGCAGCGACGTACGCCTCCTGCCGTTCGCCTCCGACGTCCCGGCCCCCACCCGCCGCATCCTCCTCGCACGCGCCGCGGCACGCCCCGCCACCCCACCCGCCCAGGCGATGGCCCGCGTCCTGCGCACGGTGGCGCAGCGATTCACCGCCCCAGACCTGCACCGGGCCCAGCTCGGGGCGGTCCGGCGGGGCTGA
- a CDS encoding sensor histidine kinase, whose amino-acid sequence MTRRLLLSYLSLAALVLLCLEIPLGFVYSRSERERVVNAARDEAESVSAYASLSLSTGRAGRDLPRRVAHCAERIGGKVVVVDASGALLATSHPLAAIMSADLASRPGIAAALRGTSTVDVRTSTIGGVEYLSVAGPVRRDARLQGAVWLTLPTRTVHERVHHVWLLLALGGLGVLTAVAVVGFAIACWAGRPIRELERATHELAAGGRATPVTMTKGPPEVRRLATAFNRTAARLAHLLAAQRAFAGEASHQLKTPLAALRLRLENLEPNVSDRGLGSLTAAVTETDRLARMVEGLLAMARLEEDSATPAPVDVGAICAERHRTWLPLFEQRRVSLVLFAGSVGPVLAVPGGVEQIVDNLLSNALRASPPDSTVTIELRLHVPARRALRDARPAWVDLHITDEGPGMTADQRDRAFDRFWRAPGAPKGGTGLGLSLVQRLAHASGGEASLHASAAGGLDAVIRLPSAEPPREGHGPAVDRPGQRKRGVPVLRA is encoded by the coding sequence GTGACCCGGCGGCTGCTGCTCAGCTACCTCTCGCTCGCCGCGCTCGTGCTGCTCTGCCTGGAGATCCCGCTGGGATTCGTCTACTCGCGCAGTGAGCGGGAGCGAGTGGTGAACGCGGCGAGGGACGAGGCCGAGTCGGTGTCGGCGTACGCCTCGCTCTCCCTCAGTACGGGCCGGGCCGGGCGGGACCTGCCGCGCCGGGTGGCGCACTGCGCCGAGCGCATCGGCGGGAAGGTGGTCGTGGTGGACGCCTCGGGCGCCCTGCTCGCCACCTCGCATCCGCTGGCCGCGATCATGTCGGCCGACCTCGCCTCCCGCCCCGGTATCGCGGCCGCCCTGCGGGGCACCTCCACGGTGGACGTCCGTACGTCGACCATCGGCGGCGTGGAGTACCTGTCGGTCGCCGGGCCGGTCCGGCGCGACGCGCGGCTCCAGGGTGCCGTATGGCTGACGCTGCCGACACGGACGGTGCACGAACGTGTCCATCACGTCTGGCTGTTGCTGGCCCTCGGCGGGCTCGGGGTGCTCACGGCGGTGGCGGTGGTCGGGTTCGCCATCGCCTGCTGGGCCGGCCGGCCGATCCGTGAACTGGAGCGGGCCACCCATGAGTTGGCGGCCGGTGGCCGGGCCACGCCGGTGACGATGACGAAGGGGCCGCCCGAGGTGCGCCGGCTGGCCACCGCGTTCAACCGCACGGCGGCCCGGCTCGCCCATCTCCTCGCCGCCCAGCGCGCGTTCGCGGGTGAGGCCTCCCACCAGCTGAAGACGCCGCTCGCGGCGCTGCGGCTGAGGCTGGAGAACCTGGAGCCGAACGTCTCCGACCGCGGCCTGGGCAGCCTCACCGCCGCCGTGACCGAGACGGACCGGCTCGCGCGGATGGTGGAGGGGCTGCTGGCGATGGCCCGCCTGGAGGAGGACTCCGCGACGCCGGCCCCGGTCGACGTGGGCGCGATCTGTGCGGAACGGCACCGCACGTGGCTGCCGCTCTTCGAGCAGCGGCGGGTCTCCCTGGTGCTGTTCGCGGGGAGCGTGGGGCCGGTACTCGCGGTGCCGGGCGGGGTGGAGCAGATCGTGGACAACCTGCTCTCCAACGCCCTGCGAGCCTCCCCGCCGGACAGCACCGTGACCATCGAACTGCGGCTCCACGTACCGGCCCGTCGGGCCCTGCGGGACGCCCGCCCCGCCTGGGTCGACCTGCACATCACCGACGAGGGCCCCGGCATGACCGCGGACCAGCGCGACCGGGCCTTCGACCGCTTCTGGCGCGCGCCGGGCGCCCCCAAGGGCGGCACGGGACTGGGCCTGTCCCTGGTCCAGCGCCTCGCGCACGCGAGCGGCGGCGAGGCGAGCCTGCACGCCTCGGCCGCGGGCGGCCTGGACGCGGTGATCCGCCTGCCCTCGGCGGAGCCGCCCCGCGAGGGACACGGCCCGGCCGTCGACCGTCCGGGGCAGCGGAAGCGGGGGGTGCCGGTGTTGCGTGCGTGA
- a CDS encoding excalibur calcium-binding domain-containing protein, with protein MTNPYTTAPMPQPPYRPAPRWARKRYALPALALAFFLGIGAGGTSGEGSKNTEATPKAASPQPTVTVTATTTARAREPEPAPTVTATKTIKATTTVTATPAADTGSASDDDSDSSSNDVYYANCTEARAAGAAPVHRGDPGYASHLDRDNDGVGCDS; from the coding sequence ATGACCAATCCGTACACGACGGCACCCATGCCACAACCGCCGTACCGCCCGGCCCCCAGGTGGGCCCGCAAACGCTACGCACTGCCCGCGCTCGCCCTGGCCTTCTTCCTGGGCATCGGCGCGGGCGGTACGTCCGGCGAGGGCTCGAAGAACACCGAGGCGACACCCAAGGCGGCCTCGCCGCAGCCCACGGTCACCGTCACCGCGACGACGACGGCCCGGGCGCGGGAGCCCGAGCCGGCCCCGACGGTGACGGCCACCAAGACGATCAAGGCCACCACGACGGTCACCGCCACGCCCGCCGCCGACACCGGCTCCGCCTCCGACGACGACAGCGACTCCTCCAGCAACGACGTCTACTACGCCAACTGCACCGAGGCCCGCGCAGCCGGCGCCGCCCCGGTCCACCGAGGCGACCCCGGCTACGCCTCCCACCTCGACCGGGACAATGACGGGGTGGGCTGCGACAGCTGA
- a CDS encoding response regulator transcription factor: MGIRVLLIEDDETIAEPLTEGLAHFGLTVDHVTTGAEGLRRPYGDVVLLDLGLPDMDGIDVCRGIRQVSDVPVIILSARGEEADRVLGLELGADDYLAKPFSVRELVARVRAVTRRTQRTEAVPEPVGAEPPGGRGRTEALVERLRSEAVQTPVLTPPPSYEAEPPASYEEPAPQPPYAAPGPLVVDRRTRQVWVGEIPVTLTPKEFELLALLTEDPGAVYSRQQILDRVWDPHYEGPTKTLDVHVASLRRKLGHAGWIQTLRGVGFRLAVQTEPGGQQVSSP; the protein is encoded by the coding sequence CTCATCGAGGACGACGAGACGATCGCCGAACCGCTCACCGAGGGCCTCGCCCACTTCGGCCTGACGGTGGATCATGTGACCACCGGTGCCGAGGGACTGAGGAGGCCGTACGGCGATGTCGTCCTGCTCGACCTCGGGTTGCCGGACATGGACGGCATCGACGTGTGCCGGGGCATCCGGCAGGTCTCGGACGTGCCGGTCATCATCCTGAGTGCGCGGGGTGAGGAGGCCGACCGGGTGCTGGGGCTGGAACTGGGCGCGGACGACTATCTGGCGAAGCCGTTCAGTGTGCGGGAGCTGGTGGCGCGGGTGCGGGCGGTGACCCGGCGGACCCAGCGCACGGAGGCGGTGCCGGAGCCGGTGGGCGCGGAGCCGCCGGGCGGGCGTGGGCGTACGGAAGCGCTGGTGGAGCGGCTGCGCTCGGAGGCGGTGCAGACACCGGTGCTCACCCCGCCGCCGTCGTACGAGGCCGAGCCGCCCGCCTCGTACGAGGAACCCGCGCCCCAGCCCCCGTACGCCGCCCCCGGCCCCCTTGTCGTGGACCGCCGTACCCGTCAGGTCTGGGTCGGCGAGATCCCCGTCACCCTCACCCCGAAGGAGTTCGAGCTGCTGGCGCTGCTCACCGAGGATCCCGGGGCGGTCTACTCCCGGCAGCAGATCCTGGACCGGGTGTGGGACCCGCACTACGAGGGCCCGACCAAGACGCTGGACGTCCATGTCGCCTCACTGCGGCGGAAGTTGGGGCACGCGGGGTGGATCCAGACCTTGCGCGGGGTCGGTTTCCGGCTGGCGGTGCAGACCGAGCCGGGCGGGCAGCAGGTGTCGTCGCCGTGA
- a CDS encoding tyrosine-type recombinase/integrase — protein sequence MRYRDLTGKQCKENFAKKTAAESRAAKVTAELDDGTFVKRELGKQKFKAIAERWQETAVHRERTETNVERALRLHIYPTFGNRQIGSIQRADGQKWIKDRSAVIAPSSFATPWNVCTSILKMAHQEGIIPKYPWEGLKPPEVFYPEIHPLDPEAVKALIVTASPRYRALVRQAASTGLRQGELFGMEDDEPAATVTVKQQLIGPDKGVPYLGEPKTKQSYRRVPQGQSVVDEIERHRKEFPPKLVYIEDRTNPRKPVWRHARLLYTSETGGAIRRGSWAKLWARNVKRANAYLAKSGSKVGVPEGTTLHDLRHFYASVLIKNGATPKQVQMRLGHAKPSITLNVYTHLWEAEADRTADMMEAVLSGVP from the coding sequence GTGCGCTACCGGGATCTGACCGGCAAGCAGTGCAAGGAGAACTTCGCGAAGAAGACCGCCGCAGAGTCCCGGGCCGCCAAGGTGACCGCCGAACTGGACGACGGCACGTTCGTGAAACGGGAACTCGGCAAGCAGAAGTTCAAGGCCATCGCTGAGCGCTGGCAGGAGACGGCCGTACACCGCGAGCGGACCGAGACGAACGTCGAGCGGGCCCTACGGCTGCACATCTACCCGACGTTCGGCAACCGGCAGATCGGCAGCATCCAGCGGGCAGACGGCCAGAAGTGGATCAAAGATCGGTCCGCGGTCATCGCCCCGTCGTCGTTCGCGACGCCCTGGAACGTCTGCACCAGCATCCTGAAGATGGCCCACCAGGAGGGCATCATCCCGAAGTACCCGTGGGAGGGCCTCAAGCCGCCCGAGGTGTTCTATCCGGAGATTCACCCGCTGGACCCAGAAGCGGTGAAGGCGCTCATTGTCACAGCCTCCCCGAGGTATCGAGCGTTGGTTCGGCAGGCGGCTTCCACCGGACTTCGCCAGGGCGAGCTGTTCGGCATGGAAGACGACGAGCCGGCCGCTACCGTCACGGTCAAGCAGCAACTGATCGGCCCCGACAAGGGTGTGCCGTACCTGGGTGAGCCGAAGACAAAGCAGAGCTACAGAAGAGTGCCTCAGGGACAGTCTGTTGTCGACGAGATCGAGCGGCACCGCAAGGAGTTCCCGCCCAAGCTCGTGTACATCGAGGACCGGACGAACCCGCGTAAGCCCGTGTGGCGCCATGCTCGGCTGCTGTACACGAGCGAGACGGGCGGGGCGATCCGGCGCGGCAGCTGGGCGAAGCTGTGGGCCCGCAACGTCAAGCGGGCGAACGCCTACCTGGCGAAGTCCGGCAGCAAGGTAGGCGTCCCCGAGGGCACTACGCTCCACGACCTGCGCCACTTCTACGCCTCGGTGCTGATCAAGAACGGGGCTACGCCGAAGCAGGTACAGATGCGCCTCGGTCACGCTAAGCCATCGATCACGCTGAACGTCTACACGCATCTGTGGGAGGCAGAGGCGGATCGGACGGCCGACATGATGGAAGCCGTCCTGAGTGGTGTGCCCTGA